A genomic stretch from Drosophila subpulchrella strain 33 F10 #4 breed RU33 unplaced genomic scaffold, RU_Dsub_v1.1 Primary Assembly Seq20, whole genome shotgun sequence includes:
- the LOC119559289 gene encoding histidine-rich glycoprotein-like, which translates to MERRPISELQRSSQIGEAYAGGAPCPPSTRRRSSLLAASEKHPPEEHPVHTAHVGEVASLAASEKHSPEEHPAAEHTPEEHPVHTAHVGEVASLASSEKHPPEEHPAHTAHVGEVASLAASEKHSPEEHPAAEHTPEEHPVHTAHVGEVASLAASEKHSPEEHPAAEHTPEEHPVHTAHVGEVASLAASEKHPPEERPVEERAPE; encoded by the exons atggagagaaggcccatatCTG AGCTGCAGAGAAGCAGCCAAATCGGAGAAGCATACGCCGGAGGAGCACCCTGCCCACCTAGCACACGTCGGAGAAGTAGCCTTTTGGCCGCATCTGAGAAACATCCGCCAGAGGAGCACCCTGTCCACACAGCACACGTCGGAGAAGTAGCCTCTTTGGCCGCATCTGAGAAGCATTCGCCAGAGGAGCACCCTGCCGCAGAGCACACGCCAGAGGAGCACCCTGTCCACACAGCACACGTCGGAGAAGTAGCCTCTTTGGCCTCATCTGAGAAACATCCGCCAGAGGAGCACCCTGCCCACACAGCACACGTGGGAGAAGTAGCCTCTTTGGCCGCATCTGAGAAGCATTCGCCAGAGGAGCACCCTGCCGCAGAGCACACGCCAGAGGAGCACCCTGTCCACACAGCACACGTCGGAGAAGTAGCCTCTTTGGCCGCATCTGAGAAGCATTCGCCAGAGGAGCACCCTGCCGCAGAGCACACGCCAGAGGAGCACCCTGTCCACACAGCACACGTCGGAGAAGTAGCCTCTTTGGCCGCATCTGAGAAGCATCCGCCAGAGGAGCGCCCTGTCGAGGAGCGCGCACCGGAGTAG